The DNA segment CAAGGTTTCGAAGAAGGTTTGATAAGGCCTTCGGCGGAGTTTGAAGAATCTCATCCTAAAAACCAAGCGGTGAGAGATGTGGGGATGATCTATACCGAGTGGGTCATTGGGGAGGTATTACGACGGATcgtggaggaggagaataagTTGGTGGCTATTGAGATATTGAGTATTGATGCGGATGCTGGGGCCAGGGCAGAATCGGATTACCATAAAGATGATTCGTCGTGGAAAGGCAGGGAAAAGAATGAGgggttgttgatggttggtCAGTGGCCCATTATGAATTTGAGAGTGATTGATCGATATGGGGGTAAACCCCCATAGCATGTATATACGATTATAGAGTATGATAAGGAATGTATCATTAGTTTCATATTACTGTTCACCATAAAGCGGACATCTGCCTCTTTCCGTGGGATTTTTGATAACTGCCCGCACATGTCACTGGGCACTCACTGTACTTGTGCACTTGTAAAATAACCCGGTTCCTTAATTGACGCAAAACCCGTTATGTTATTGTATGAGGGATTTTCGGGCAACTCGCCGGGGAAGTGTCGTACTGGATATCATGCCATAGTTCACGGTCAGTATGACGAGAAGCAGCCGGAAGGACCTCTCAAGGATGTCCTACCTTGTAGGTGCAGAAATAGAGCTTTCGATCCATTCTTATGCCCTTTGACAAATGTAAAAGCCAAAGAAACACGACATGAGTGAAATAGTTTGGTAAGTCGATCGGGACCAAGTAGGGTAAGTGCAGGGTGCGAGCATGCTCTTGGTGCCTGAGTTCCGAAGTATGATGAGATTCAATTTGAATGGGACTGTATCACCACTTACGtatgagaagggagagtgaGCCCAAAGTGGTTATAACTGTATAACGGTAACCCTACTGCTTAAAACTCACTAAAAAAGCGAAAAATTCCTgaatccccctcccccctctcatcattcatctttcttaCTGCCcatacatatatcatctttTCGAGGAAAAAAGCTTCCGATACATCCCATCGatttgttcatcttcaattATACATCCATAGATTAATCCAATACAAGATCATCGCCGGtgaggagcaggagcgaTAATCCACCACGACCGTGACCACGGAAAGAGACTAGACGTCGGGCATacggtgaagaagagacaagagGAAATAGGAATTAGGGGCTCTGGTATTTGCCATCCATCGCAAACggagaagaaaagatcaCCGAAAAGATCTACGATACTGTACAGTTGAGCAAGCTGGatcttgatcagctcatctctGATTACACGCACGGACCTCAATCTCCTGTACAGAGCAAAGCATTACCAATCCGCATGGCAACATCGCAATCCAATCTCACAACTGGAAGCTATTTCTATTGATAATCAACGTCCACATTTACCTCGAAAGATATATAATACTACAAATCATCATAGACTGTATTCTTCTTCCGAatgctcttgctcttgcgTACCATCTTCAGTTCGACTCACGACTCGATCCCAATTTAGAAGAGACAAAGGGAGAAATACAGTACTCAACACCACATAATTTAGCTTCCAGCTaaacccaccaccactgTCTACTCTCGGTCAATCGGGCTCCGGTCCTCCAACCTTCGACCTTCGAACCATTCACCAAATACCAATAACCTCTCAGTCACACAACCCATTCTACTCCTTATCCAGCAACAAAGATGTCCTACGCATCATCCAACTGGTCATCGGCAGAGTACATCACTAACTCGCAAAATGCTTGGATGAACTGGTCGACCGCTCCTCCACCGCAGTCGCTACCCCAAATACCTCCTGATCCTGCATACAACCCATCGACAAGTGATGTGCCATACGGCTATACTCCCGGATATACGAGTACAAGCGCAAACAACGATCATGGTTTGTCCATGTGTGAGAATCCGGGCGAAAAGAAATTCGAGTGAGTCAGCGACCTTGTTATCCCATCCTTTTCCGCGGAGCCTTCACCATGattcatgctgatatcttctttcCGTTCATGTAGTACCGCATTTGCAGCACCCGCGATCAATCTCGGTACAGGAGATAGATTCTCTCAACTGCTGGAAGCCAAGATGTCTCTTATGAACGCAGGAAGCGGGTTGGCTCAACCTAATGGAGGAGGCATAGAAGTGCAGCAGCAATCTTATGACTATGGGATGCAGAATTACCCGTttcagcctcaacctcaacctcaacctcaatcccagaCGAATCCTTACCCCCTGCCGGTGTCAACCTCGACTAGCTCGACATACGATTCAAATGCATCTACGAACGGGTACTTAACACCCAACAGGTTCTCCAACATGATCGTGTCTGGAGTCCCTGCGTCGGCAGGCACATCCAACCCTTTTATACCTAATATGGGGGTGAatcccacacccacaccccTTCAAACCCCTCAGgaccaaaatcaaaatcagatACAACCCCAATTCATGCCTGACAGCGATACGTATCAGATCGCGCCGCCTCCCCCACCTCAAGGTGATCTATCCGATTCTACCACCTCGTCTTCAGCATCCCCTCGGTCGATCCTCTCCACATTCCTCTCTCAGCGGtcaaacatcaacatcaacgtcaaTCAGCAATCGTATCAAGGCACTCCGGTCTATTCTCAGCAAGTAACACCGTCATTTGATCAACGAGAGGTCGAGAAACATCTGGCCGATTGGTCTCAGGTTCATATCCAGCCTGATCTGGTCGCACCTTTACCAGCTTCAGTACAAGATTACAAGAGGCAAGCGACACCTCCGGTGGTTTCAGGTGACGGATCAAGATACAAATATCTGTCGTCTTCCAGCACTTCAATGGAATATCCCCAACAGTATCCTTTCACCTACCCTTCATCTCAGCCAAGTTCCGCCCAGAACAGCTTCaacccttctccctctgtCAATCACCTCCCCGTATCAGGTCAAACATCTATCCGATCTTCCCACTCACCTACCGTGCTCTCTCACTCGATCGACCAGACCCAACAGAGAGCCTCAATGACAGGCTGGACATCTTCCCAGCCAATCACCCCCATCATCGCGAGCACCAGCTCACAATCTATCCTCCCCCCCGTCCCCTCgcaggaggaagaggcatTACCACCTCTGCTGAAAATCCGGATGAAAGATTCCGCCAATGGTGCTCCTGCTTTACCCCCTCAACCCGATAATCTGGAACTAGAACCCATCTTAGAATGGACGTCCACCCAACCCGCCCTGATACCGAAAAAGCAGAGCCGACCTAAAGACGTGAGTGGCAACATCCAAAAGGGCAAAAAATTCTCGTTCAGCACGTCGGTCAGTAGAGCtgatatgggtatgggtatgaaggGACATTCACATAAGAGgcaggaagaggacgaggtggagataGTGCAGCGAGAGAAACCTTTAGCtaaagaggaggaaaaggaagcGAAGAAGGGACGAcctgagaagaggaaacgGAAGAGTACGAATGTGGTTGAAAGGGAGGACGAAGCCGGTGAACCCAAGAGCATCAAGATATCAAAGGTGGCTAAACCACCGATAGAGAAGACTATCATAGCTTGTAATAATTGTCGAGCCAAGAAGTTGAAGTGAGTTTTAGCTACCCTTTAGGGACATTCTTGTGCCGAATCTTCAGCTAATCGTCCCAACTACTCTAGGTGTAATGGCGAGAAACCGAAATGTTACCACTGTCATCGACGAGGCGAGGAGACCTGCCTGTACGAAGCTGTTCTTCGACGTAGAGGACCGGGTAAACAcaacaaggagaagaagtcgaagTCTGGTTCAAGTGGGACTGGAtcgtcgaagaagaggaaatcgactagaagaggagatcaagatggCGAGTCCGATTCCGATTCTGGTTCTGAGTCTGATCAGGATCAAAATacagaagacgatgagggtGATACCCCCGTCAAGACCACCACTaagaaaagcaaaagcagGAGCAAAAGACAGTCAACTTCGTCTTCCGCCGTACCTCCTCTTGCAACTGAGAATCCAGCACAAAGTCAGAGCGAAGAGAGACATCATTATTTCGAGTCCTTCGGTCTGGGCGGAGGAGGCTCAATAGGAAGGATCGATACGCGCCGACTTGACGAATCTGAACTGAAAAACATGAGTTACGTCTTGAACTCCACCTCGGATCACAATCGCAATGAGGGTGGTCCGGATAAGGGTACGCAGGGTGGGAACTTGGCGATGGGttttggaggtggattgaacATCATTGATAGTGGGTCTGGGGCTATGCCACATCTTGGAGGGATTGGTAGTAGGTTCGTGACTAGTACTGCTAGGGAGTGAGCGCGAATCGGCATGCTCTGTTCAATTTACCACGACACTCATATAATCTCAATATATCTTCACATTGTATTGTTACTTCATTGTGCATGTGCATCGTTCGTGTTGGTATAATATCTCTGGTAGAGAGAGGTTTTCCGTATAATTGGATATTGAggatatacgatatgacATGTATCATACATTATGTTGATAATCCTCATAAATGTCATACGATGACTTGACATGCATCTCATATGTAGCAAACCAAGACCAAGCAGATCTCTTCCCCTACGAAAATCCTGGGTGTGAACTCCGGATCAGATGAATGTGCACACAGCTATGTGATTGTCTATCCTTTGAGCATGGATGCAAtgcatatatgtatatgtacaaACTAAACTAAATATATCATCCTCTTATGCTATTGGGATTGGTTGGTATTACTGTACATTAGGCTGACCATCCGTCTTCTTACCAGATTGCATATCCTGAATTGCCTtgatcatccttcctcctaATTTGGTAGCTTCCTCGAAACGCggggagaagaagtctgAAAAGGAAGGTGTGTCAGCGTTGTTGTGCGGGTGACGATAAAGGCGATGAAACAGAGCAGTGCCGAGTGGGGTTGTGATTACAAGGTGAATAGAGGAGAAGGCGAGAACAATCAAGGTAGTGAGGAGAGTGTCAGGGACGAGAGGGGAAAGCGAGTCGGGGGGACAGGAGGACAGAGGGcaggatggagaggggagaagggtGCGAACGGATGGAAAAAGACGAAAGGGACAGAACGAGCAGGCGAATCGGGACGAGGGCATGGCAAAGTTGGGAAGGACGAACGGGCGAAGGGTAGGGTGAGAGCGGGGAAGAGTACTTCAAGAGACGAGGTGGAGTACACTTACTTGATGTCTCTTCGAACCTCCTCTTGTACAGCTCGAAATTCCCAAAACTAACACATTCACTCCATCCCCTCGCAGCTACCACAAATTCGATATCGTCCGGTCGATGCACACGATCTGATAGACCGGCTTGGATAGCTGAGGCGAGCAGTGTTGGAGATCTGAACAAGTACTCGGCGACACCTGAAGATCCCAAGattcaatcatcagctttgatgcGCTACTGCAGTCAATGAATGAGGTAGCGAAGGTATGCAAAGAAAGTACTGACCAATCCAAAGCATGAACACGGGTGTCCCAGCCACCGCGAGATGTTCATAAGGTCTAATACCCAATTTCGACCAACAGTCCACCATGGCCAATAAACTCAAATGCGAATTTGGACTCGACTGCTGTTTGCCCCCACCACTATTCGATTTCGAATTCAGACTAAACTGATTCAGTATATCTTCACTGAGCAATATCGGATCTCGTATCTGTCCTTCTGCCGTCGAGCTGGAGCCGGTAGAAGGCTCTTCGTTCCTCTTCCATCCGAATACTTTTTCTCTCGATTCCCATACTCTATCTGATAGTTCTTGTTCCCTGttctccaccatcaactTGAATAGCTCTGTTACGGATTTGGCGTATTGTTGGATCTGGGTTTGAGcagaggggttgaggagggcGAGACCGGCGTAGACGTGCCATTTTGCTGAGTAGATACGTAGGGTGATGTTCACTTTGACTACTTCCACTCCGGAGACGTATCGTGCTGTTTCCCATGGGTACGAAGCGGAATGTTTCCAAGCTGTTCCCATACTGTGTAAAGGAAATGTACGTCAGCTGTTTGCGTCGTGGTGATTCGAGATACATGATATGACACCATGTACGGCCAGCGAGAAGGTCTTCTATGCAGTGACTAATCGAATAAACAcaatccactcacctcaagaACGCCGCGTGAGTCACCGCCTGAGTATTTGCAGTAACCGAATCATGTTCCTCATAGCTCAAATGCACGTATCTACTCTTGAATGACCTAAACACATCTTCTACCATCTTCACATTCGATTCAGGCCCGCGATGATGTATTATGATCTAGCGTCATTACACTGTCAGCTTCGTATCACTGGATGGAATCTAGGTGGTAAGAGCAAGAGATGATGTAACTCACCAGAGGCTGACCCTCAGTAGTCACCGTTGGCCCATGTAAACTATGTACACTGGTTATACCAACATCTTCCGGAAGATATTTCTCAAACGCCTCCTTCTCTGGAGCTTTCACACTTGTCTGCCCAGCCACTACAGCTCCTATCTTCGTTGAGGGTCCGTACTCCCTTACTACAGCTGTTAAGGCGGCTGCTTCGACCGAGTAGATGATGAAATCGGATGATCTTGAGACTGCATGACCGTTGGGGAGAGGTATTATACCGGTTCCTGCATTGCAAGAGATGGTCTTTGTTCAGCTTGTCTGGTTCATTGGTAGCAGACAGTAGTGCTCACCCTCTAATTCCTTCTTCAACGATTCATGAGATTCCGGCTTATCACAGACGTATATCCTAcgagagaaagaaggttATTAGTGAAGCCTGCGCTTGGAGAGGTAGGAACTAGACATACGTATCAATACCACCAGCTTTCAGTCTCTTGGCATACATCCTACCCATCTATTAGCAAGATCAGCGCCATAATGAATGTATGATCTGGGAAGAGTCTGCGAAGGTCATCTGCGGAGGGAGTGATATTGAGGTGAATACTCACATCACCCATCCCTATTATCCCTACCACTGGTTGTTTTCCTCCCGACATGTTGCAGAGCTTCCAAATGGCAAGATAGGGTCGATATGAAGTGAGTATCTGCGCAGTTCGTAGCTGAGATGAGTTGTTTCGTTTTGATATGGAGTGTACAGGAGTAATGTATCGTGCTGAGGTTGAGTCATAAGTAGTAACGAGTGAGTCGGTTATATACCATCTCGACTTTTGTAATTAGACGTTTTCGTTCGGTTATACCCATAAACCATATGCCAGACATAtcaatttgattccgtccACCACCATACTGAACTTGTCAGGGTCACTCAACGCACAGATCGTTCGCAAAATGGATCTAGCACCAgtgattgatggttgatcgCTTGATTCATCGTTTGTTCACTCTTTACCCAGTTTTTATAGTTCATCCACCATCATTGTTATTTTGAACCGTCGTTTTTCATCCATTTCAGCTCGAATCAAGCTTGTTGAGATGCGACAAGAGGTGGTATAAACATTTTCATTCTTTTTGCGTCCATTTCACAGGCTCGAACGGCGTACTTACCCATAACTCCAGTCCGCTAATGTTGGTTCTACCATGTTCACTGAATCCCATATATGTATACGAGGGGTCCAAGTAGCCCCTCAGCATAGAGTACatgaatgctgatcatgttcACGTAGTATCGTGGCGGATGCGAATGTATCTGATTCGTTACCTGTGGAAATATCCCAATCCTGTACCACTGTCATTGACAATGACAATGGCAACTCATGCGGTAAGGTTGCACTAATTCCTCGGGTCTGGTTCTGGGTCTCTGGATCCAGAGCCGAGGTCTTCGGGATGTAAAGTGGTGTCCGGTGGATGTTCTAGCCTCTTCATTGATGGCGAGCATACCCGCGATTGACCAGACATGAGAATACCCAATACCGGTAGGGTGAAAAGCCTACCGAAGCTACTCGACAGAGTACCACAAGTGGTAGCCTCCCACCGGGGAGTTACTTTTTATCATTGATGATGTGTTACGGGGTCACGTGGTGGTGTTAGTGTGTGTTGGTTgagtcactcacctttcagTGGTAGTGGAGGTTGACCAGTTCACTTATAGTTGTTACAGTGCAGTACTCGAGTATGGTGTTATACTGATCCCAAATGGTAAAAACAGTTGAGATGTATTgagtttcttcttcttctcttcagcTTTTCATCCAATCATCACTCTACTGTGTACACTCGTCTTGTGCAGCATTCACCTTGTCAATACATATACAGATAGTCGTATACATTGATTCTTGTCAATACGTGAGTGAAGTGTTCGATGGAAACTCATGGATATGCTAATCAGacatcacgtcagctcatctaTCACTTCCACCCATTAATTATGTCAACTGAGTCGTCTGCTTCGTCTGGTAAACCTGAGATCCGCAAGGTGAgtctcttccttttcacCGCCGAGGGACATGAAGCTTCGTCGACCGGTTCGTGTGCCCTTTCCTACTCGTTTCATGTCAGTTTGGTCGAAGCCATGCGGGCCCTGCACCTGGGAAGGGGTGACCTATGACTTGaatatcctccttctccttcatatccctccctcatcttctgtGAGTGGGGGTGGACTTGAGTTCATGGGTTGATCGAGACGCTCCAGGATTTTTGAAGACACCAGAGTGAACGTTCTGTTAGATATCACCGCCGAAAGATAATCTTGATCGTCGATCGAGCCTAGCAGACTCAGCGAATGATATGCTAATATGTCTTCGTATTTCCTATAGGCGTTTATTGAAGTTCGTAATCAACTACAAGCCGAGAAGAGATTCCTCGCATACCAGTCTCATAAACGAAGTCAATTTCAACATCCACCCTTCGTTCCCCCCAAGCTGCCACCCGATTTAAGGTACCGACGACGGAACGAAatcgacatcatcgaacGAATTCAGTCTTTGCCCGGCCCACCACACACCCATACGGTTGTTACAACCATCAAGAAACGATGTTCTACCTCAACCCCTGCTACGTCCACATCTTATGGAACTTCGACTTCATTGCAAGCTCCAAACCCATCtacatcttcgtcctcccacccacccacctccaaTGAGAACGTCGGAAGAGTAGGTACCAAAGACGCTATGCATAGGACGGATAGGTCTCGAAGGACTAAGAGGAGAGAACACAGCGCTaaggtgagaagaggaatgtcgGGATCGTCTAAGAAGGTCAACGCGGACGGTAAGGGGGCGGAGGGAGATCAGGAGTTGGCTCAGAACAAACAAAGTCTCATGGCCAAATCATAATGTTGTTTCGTTGTATTCTCTTGTCTCATACTCAATACATCAGATGTACTTGTTTCTCAGGAGGAACAATGGAAATGTATAGTTCTTTGTTGTTCTCGCATCATTAAATACATTGGCAAAACTACTTAACTTTCAAGTGATAGCAAACATATCCGTTCTCACATTTATTGAAGTTTAGCCTTGAGGAGGTCCTTGAGGGTTTGACCGTCCTTGGCGAATCCTCTGATACCTTCGTGGAGCTTCTCGAAAGCCATTTGGTCCTCGAAGAGAGCCCACTTGAACTTGGTCTCATCGTTCAAGTATGAGACTTTGTCAATGGGGGCAGAGTCGGCGTCTTTAGCGTCAAGTTTCTTTGGGACGGCGTCGCTAGAGATAGatagcatcagcatcagcatcagtcTCTTATATACGTTTGATTTGAGTTCATCTACTCACTTGGATTTGGCCAATTCGTCCAAGAGTTTAGGAGCGATGGTCAAGTAGTCACAACCGGCAAGAGCAGTGATTTCACCGATGTTTCGGAAAGAAGCACCCATGACGATGGTCTTGTAACCGTGTTGCTTGTAGTAGCTAAGGACGATCCATCAGCACCAGCAGATCACCCGCAGGATAGAGGACATATATACTCACTTGAAGATCTTTTGGACAGACTTGACTCCGGGGTCGGTCTCGGAGGTGTAGTTGGTGTCGGGGTTGGCCTTCTTGTACCAATCGAGGATCTACAATCATCCACAGCTGTCAGTACTCGATATTCCAGAAAAAAGGAGAGATGGTTTGTCAACTTACTCGGCCGACgaagggggagatgagggttACACCGGCCTCGGCACAGGCAACGGCTTGACCGAAACCGAAGAGAAGGGTTAAGTTGCAGCTGcgcaatgtcagcttgcgGTACCTATGATGCCTAGAGGTAAGCCGAGAGCTGATACTTACTGaattccctcttcctcaagcTTCTTAGCGGCTTGAATACCCTCATAGGTGGAGGCGATCTATTTAAATGAGCCAACAATTAACAGATTGTTCTTATGTAGTATACAGAACGGAAGCAGAATGGAAGCGAAGCGGAAGCGAGACGGAGACGAGACGGAGCAAGACTGGGACGAGATGGATACGCAAGGGCGAAGAATGGAGAACCAACGTACCTTAATCAAGATTCTGTCCTTGGAGATACCGTTCTCCTTGTAAAGGTCAATGATTTGGTGAGCCTTGTTGATGGTAGCTTCTGTTAACGGTTAAGATAAACCAACAACACATCAGCAATCTATCTACACACCTTGACGGAAGTGATCctaggagatgatggaaggatgaCTCCACTCACGGGTGTCGAAAGAGAATTTAGCATCGACTTCGGTGGAAACTCTACCGgggatgatcttgaggatctCGGAACCGAATTCAACGAGGAGTCGATCAAGCGCGTTCTCGGCTTGGACTTCGAGTTCACTGGGTGGGTTGGTGTGATATCAGCTCCAGCTCAAGGTACTTTCTGTATTTATTATAAACACGGGCGAGGTGGATGTAAGACGAGATGCTGCGGATGAAAGGAGGGtcaaaggaggatggatggagaaCAACTtaccctcccttcttcttggcgtACTCGACGGCAGGGTCAATGAGCTTGGCGTACTTCTCGAGCTTGGTAGCGGCGAGACTATATTATTATGATGAGTCAGTGATGAGCTGAAGGCGAAAAGTCTAACGACCAAGTTTTGCATCTCGTAGCTCACATCAATGAAGGGTTGGTAGTAGCATCTTGAGGCTTGAAGGCATCGATGGAACCGAAGTCTCCAGTATCAGATACGACGACGGTACCGGTGCTGTATTTGTCAAGAACATGGAGAGGCGAAGAAGTCAGTACAAGTACCGCTGTTTGCCGTAGAATGTGGGAGAACGTTTATCGAAGGGGGGAAA comes from the Kwoniella bestiolae CBS 10118 chromosome 2, complete sequence genome and includes:
- a CDS encoding transaldolase, which produces MTNALDALKATGTVVVSDTGDFGSIDAFKPQDATTNPSLILAATKLEKYAKLIDPAVEYAKKKGGELEVQAENALDRLLVEFGSEILKIIPGRVSTEVDAKFSFDTQATINKAHQIIDLYKENGISKDRILIKIASTYEGIQAAKKLEEEGIHCNLTLLFGFGQAVACAEAGVTLISPFVGRILDWYKKANPDTNYTSETDPGVKSVQKIFNYYKQHGYKTIVMGASFRNIGEITALAGCDYLTIAPKLLDELAKSNDAVPKKLDAKDADSAPIDKVSYLNDETKFKWALFEDQMAFEKLHEGIRGFAKDGQTLKDLLKAKLQ